The stretch of DNA TGCCTCTGAATTCTGCACTTAATTCACATACATATACTTTTATACCATTGTTAAGTGCATTTTTTACCATTTCACTTAATTTTGGAAATGCAGGATGCTTAACTTTATCACATTCTCCCCTCTGTGCCAAACTTACGCCATCTAACATTAAGAATATTGTTGGCTTTAATCCCATTTTCTTAGCAACATCTGCCATCATAAATGTTGAGTATGCTTTCTCTGCATTCCCTGTTCCCGTGGTATTTATAATAAATACCTCATCAATATTTACAGATGCTACTCCTGTTTCTTTTTTCTCTCCTTTTTTGACCAATATCTTATAAGTTCCATCACCGAGCTCCTCCACTGAAACTATTTCATGGCCCATACCTTTTAGCCCTTCTGTTAAATCGGTAAGTGCATTTTTACTTGCAGTTATTTCTAACAATTCTCCAATTTCCATCTTTTCTAAAATATCTGAAACCATCATTATAGGTCCAGGACATGTAGCTCCAACCACATTTAATGTTTTTGATGCTACAATTTCACCAACATGAATTTTTATCTTATTTCCATCAATTTCCATCTTATATCCAAGTTTTTTTACAAGGTTCTCTATAACTTTTACTTGTTCCTCCCCATCAGTTTCAACAATTAACATCCCTTCTTTCATTTTATTCAATACTGCATTCACCAACAAATCTGGACTTCTTAAACATTTAACGGAAATTTCCCTTATCATATAACCACCTTAACATTTATTTAATATTTTATTATTAATTATATAGTTATATATCGTTATTTAGCTATTTCGAACTGGGTTTTATAATATCACAATTTGGATAAATTATTTCATCTATTTCATCACCATAATCCTCCAATATCATCTTAATGGTTGTTTTGGTATCCTCCCCTTTACACATACCACAGGTTATTATTAAATTATCATTATTATTATATTCTTTATCATTATTAAATTTATCTGTATTATCATCTTTGCAAACAACAATTAATTTCATAATTTCACATTTAATTTTGTTATGACACATATATGCACAACCAATTGTTATAACTATATAAAATTACATTCAATTTTCCATTAAAACTATATTATAAATTACATTATAAAATTTAAAAAAACAATTAAAATTTAAATTTATAGATATTTAGCGAGCTCATCCTTTAAAGCTTCTTTCGTAGGAGCTCCTACAAATTTAACCTCTCCATCAATTACTATTGTAGGCACTGCCATTATGCCATAGTTTGCAGCTCTTTCAGGTTCTTTCATTACATCCACATTTTCAACTTCCACGCCTTCCATTCCAGATACAACCTCTTCAACTACCCTTTTTGCTGCTGGACAGTGTGGGCACATTGGCGATGTGAATACCTCTATTTTTACCATAATTATCCCTCTAATAATATTATAAATTAATAATATTATAAATGTTTAATTAATTATTTTTATCATTTTTTATTTATTGTCTGAACCACAAGTCCATACGGTCTTAAAGAAATCAAATGCTTCTGCTATTTTACTTAAATCCTCAGGAGGAACTGCAAAAATCATCTCTTCATCTGCAACTTTTGCGTATTTTCTTGAACCGTTGCATCCTAATGTTGCATTAGGAACTCCTCTAAGTTTTACAGCTGCTACTGCATCTGCACAAAGTGATTGGATACCTGCAAAATCCGCCTGGAATCTTCCGCCTTCTTTGTATAATAATCCCTGAGCCAATCTTAATCCAAATTTAGGTTCTACAAGGAATACAACTGAATCTGGAATAAAGTCTGCATCACCTAATGGAGCATAGACACTTGCATACATAGGTTCTTTTACTTTTGGTATGGCTTCATAAGTTTTCATTGCAGCTTCATCTGTTGAGAAATTACCTAATTTTTTATATAATTTTCCTGTTGCAAGTGGTTCTGGTGGATTTTGAAGAAGTCCCATTGCATAGGCTCCTCCTTTACATAAATGATTATCGATAGTAGCATAAAATTTTTTATTTTCTTTTCTTGCTTTTTGTATCATTTCACAGTGCCTTAATTCTCCATCTAACTTTTCGTATCCCTCAGGTATTTCATCCTCGGACTTTACTAATTTAACTGCAACTGCTGGATATTTTAATCCCATCATATTTTGAATTTTTTTACCGAGCTCATTCATTTCTTTTATATTCATTATATCACCCATTTTGGTTGTAAATATACATGTGTTATTTAAGATATTTAAATGTTAGTTATACATGGTAATTATACATAATATTATTTACGATATTCATGGTTATGTATTTCACATACACTACTATAAACAACTATCTTATATATAAAGTTTTCGATTTAAAAAATGAAAAATAAAAATAAAAAAATTAATACCTCATACTAAAATGAGAATATAAATAAATTATTTTTTGTTTATTCAGATAATATGTTGAATTGGTTTTATATAACATTTATATATTAATTTGCATATTACTATCTTAAATAAAATTTGATTGTAAATTTTATAATATCAAAAACTAATTAAGAAGGATAAGTATGAATTATTATTTTTTGGTGATTGCATGGATGTATGGATTGATTTAACAAACTCACCTCATGTTCATTATTTTTCTCAACTCATAAAAAAATTTGAAAAGGAAGGGATTGATTACTTTATAACATTGCGAAAATTTCAAAGTTTGGAAAATATCATTAAACTTTACAATCACATGAGCAATTACATTTCAATCGGAGCTCATGGGGATAGTCTTGAGGAAAAGTTGATAAACTCGGCAAAACGAATAATTGAATTAACAAAGATTATAAAGGATAATAAACCAAAAGTAGCCATTACAAAACATTCCGTAGAGCTCCCAAGAGTGGCATTTGGATTAAATATACCTTCTATTTTTATAGTGGATAATGAATATGCCGATGCTCAAAATAGATTAACCTTACCCATTGTAAATAATATCATAGCTCCTGAGGGCATAAATAAAACTATTTTAAGAAAACAGGGGGGGAGAAATTTTTTAACATTTGACGGCACCTGCGAAGTTGCAAATGTAAATTCAAGATTAAAAAATATTTTACCATTAAATAGGAATATAGTGGATGAATTAGGATTAAATAAAGAGCTTCCAATTATTGTAATGAGGTCAAGTCCAAATTCATCGTATTGTAACGGTAAAAAAGATATTTTACCAGATATAATTAAAAGATTACATAAAAAAATAGACTGTAATATTGTAGTATTTCCAAGAACCAAAAAACAGGAAAATTTATATCGTTCCCTTGATGTTGTTGTTCCAAAAACTATCGACTCCATATCACTGCTTTATTATGCAGATGCTATGATTGGTGCAGGAGGAACAATGAACAGAGAAGCTGCTGTGCTTGGAGTTCCAACAGTTTCCTGTTATCCTGAAAACATACTTGGTGTAGATAAATATTTAATAAAAAGGGGGAGGATGATTCATACAAAATCCGTTAATAGAATAATTGATTATGTTTTAAACAATCTTGGAAAAAGAAATAACACTATAACATTAGAAGACCCTACGGATTTGATGTTTGAAAAGGTTTGTGAATGCTTAAAAAGATAATAAAATTTTAACCTAATAGACATTTAAAATATTATGGTTAAAAGTATATATTGTGAATGATACATATAGATAAAATATTATAATAGATAAAAAAACATATTTAGATTTTATTAAAACTTACATAATTTAAGATTATTTATTTAGGGCGGGTCATTTTGTATATTCTTTAAATATTAACACCGATATTTAACAAATTTAATCATTTCCATATAAATGAAAATTAAAAAGTTAATGGAAACGAATTATTATGACCCACACTAGATTATTTATTATTAAACTTATTAAGTATTATTGCAAAATAAAAGGTAATATCCATGAAAGCAGTATGTATTTTAAGCGGTGGTTTGGATTCTGTTGTATCTATGATGGTGGCAAAAAAAGAAACTTCAAAATTATACGCCATAACATTTGACTATGGCCAAAGGGCCGTGTTAAGGGAAATAAATGCTTCAAAAAAAGTATCTGAAATATTAGGAGCTCAGCACAAAGTCATCAAACTTCCATTTATAAAAGAATTTAGCAACAGTGCCTTAACCAAAGATAAGAATATACCTACCATAAAAGAGCATGAGCTCGACAACATAGAAAAAGCCACTGAAACTATGAAATCTGTATGGGTGCCTGCAAGAAACATGATTTTATTTTCAATAGCATCGGGATTTGCGGAATTTATCGGAGCTGATGAGATATATACAGGATTAAACAGAGAAGAGGGCACAACATTTCCAGATAATACCAAGGAGTTCATAGATAGATTTAACAATGTGTTAGAATATGGAACATTAAACAAGGTTAAAATGAGAGCTCCGTTATATAATCTAAATAAAACTGAAATTGTTAAACTTGGAAAGAAACTTGAAAAGGATTTGGGTTTAGAGGTTTTAAAATATAGTTATTCCTGCTATCGTGATAATGGTGAAGACTTTTTACACTGCGGAAAATGTGAAAGTTGCATGAGAAGAAAGAGGGCATTTAAAGAAGCAGGTATAAATGACCCCACAAAATATTTGGAGTAAAAAATTAATATATAAAAAATTATATTATACAAAAATACATTGTTATATATTATTTTATTATTATATATTATTTTATTATTTTATAATATTAAAATTATGGTGATAAAAATGTATATTGGTAGATTTTTAGTAGTGGGAAAAACTGAAAATGGGAAGCCTTTTGTATTGTATAGGGTTTCAAGCAGAAGTTTTCCAAATAGAAAAGCTGTTTTAAAGAATAATATAGTATCAATTATACCAGATAATTTAAACGAAATATTTTCCAATCCTTATATCACCTATAACTGTATAAATGTAGTAGGTAATACCATAGTTGCAACAAACGGTTCTCACACTGATGTAATAGCCGACAAAATTAAACTTGGTCTTCCAATAAGGGATGCATTGGCATATTCATTGATTACTATGGATTATGAAAAGGATGACTATAATACTCCAAGAATAGCAGTAGTTTTAAATGAAAATGAGGTATATATGGGATATGTTAAAGATTCAGATATTAGAGTAAAAAAAATTTCACTTGAAAATGGCAAAGGATTTTATTTAGGAGTATATAACGCATGTGATATTAACGAATATCAAAAAATAGATATATGTGGAGAAAAACCAGAGGAGATTTGTAAATACATAATGGAACATGGAGAATTTGAATATCCTGTATGCTGTGCAGCAGCAGTTATTGATAAGGAGATAAAAATAGAAACATATAATAAATAGATAAATAGGTTAAAGAAGTTATATTTTTACATAAATAATTTATATTGGACACATAATTTTATATTTATCATTTTATTATTCATATTCTATTATTCTATTTTAAAATAAATAGGTGTATTTATGTTTATACCGGCACATATTACGGGTTTTTTTAAAATATATAAGGACAAAGACCTGTTAAAAACAGGTTCAACAGGAGCAGGCATTACATTGAATAAGGGAGTTTCTACAAATATTGTTGAAGGAAACGAAGAGATATATTTTAACGGCGATAAAACACAATTATGCCCTACAATTGAAGTGATTAAAAACTGTATGAATTATTTAAATCATACTAACTTGAACACACAGAAATCCAACAGATTGAATAAAAATAATAAAATAAAATATAAATTAAGTAATAAATTAGATAATAACTTCAATAATCTAAATGAATTTAATTATAATATAATCCATAAATCAGATTTTCCATTGGGATGTGGATTGGGCACATCGGGTGCTTGTGCATTGGGTGTATCCTACGAACTATGCAAAATTTACAATGCAGAATCAAAAATTTTAGAATTTGCACATGGTGCAGAGGTAAAATGCGGAACTGGACTTGGGGATGTTGTTGCACAATATACAGGAGGTTTTGTAATACGAAAAAAACCAGGATTGCCTTTAAATGTGGAAAAAATAAATATAAAAAATATCAATAATTATAATGTAGTTGTTGAGATACTTGGAAAAAAAGAAACTAACAAAATTATTAACAATGCCGATTGGATTAACAAGATAAATAATGTATCAGATAATCTTCTACAAAAACTGTTAAAAAATCCTACATTAAAAAACTTTATGAGCTTATCATATACTTTTGCAAAAGATACAGGTCTTGCAACAGATAAAATTATATCACTTTGTGATGATTTGAGTTTTACTATTGGGAGCTCCCAAGCTATGCTTGGAAATACTGTATTTTGTATATGTGAAGATAAAGATTTAAATGATGTATTGTCCATATTGAATAATCCTATCGTATGTAAAATATATAATGAGGGAAATTATGAGTGAAAAATACCTTATAACAACGGCTTTGGCATATACCAATGGACCTCTTCATTTAGGACATGCAAGAAGCACATATATTCCTGCTGACATTATGAGGAGATATTTAAAATTAAATAAAAAGGATGTAATCCATGTTGGTGGAACAGATAATCATGGTGTTCCTATTACAATTACAGCAGAAAAAGAAGGAGTTAAACCTGAGGATATTGTAAATAAATATCATAATGAAATAAAGAGAGATTTGGATAACTTAAATATAGAGTTTGATAGCTATGGAAAAACTCACAGCGATATTCATATAAAAACAGCTCAGGAGTTCTATTTAAAACTTAAAGAAAATGGATATATCTATGAAAAAGAGATAGAGCAGTTTTACTGTCCTAAATGTAATAGATTTTTGGCAGATAGGTATGTGGAAGGAATTTGTCCATTCTGTGGTGGTGAGGCAAGAGGAGACCACTGCGAAGTTTGTGGAAGGCACCTTGAACCAACCGAGCTCATAAACCCGTACTGTGTAAATTGCAATACAACCCCTGAACTTAGAAAAACCATACATAGATTCTTTAAATTGAGTGCATTATCCGATGATTTAAGAAGGTATGTTGAGAGCTCCGACATGCCCGAGCATGTGAAGAATATGGCATACAGTTGGATAAAGGAGCTCCATGATTGGGACATATCGAGAGATATAGACTGGGGCGTTCCAATTCCCGATAGTGAAAATCAGGTAATGTATGTATGGCTAGAAGCACCAATTGGTTATATCTCATTTACCAAGCAATTAGGGGAAGTTTGGAAGGATTATTGGCTAAAAAAAGATAAAGAAAATAGTAATGGCAAAAATAATAATGTAAAAATATGGCATTTTATTGGAAAGGATATAACAGTTCATCACTCGGTATTTTGGCCAGGTATGTTAATTGCCAACGGTGAATATAACCTTCCATCATCGGTAATAAGTGGTGGTTATTTAACACTTGAAGGAAGAAAGATGAGCACAAGTAAGAAATGGGTTGTTTGGGTAGATGATTTTGTTAAATATTTTGATTCCGATTATTTAAGATATTTCTTGATGGTAAATGCACCGTTGAATAGAGACTGTGATTTTTCATTTGATGAATTCCAGAAGAGGATAAACACAGAGTTAATAGCCATAATAGGAAACTTCACACACAGAGCTCTTGTATTTTCACACAGAAAATTTAAGGAAATTCCTATTGTTGATGAGGAAAACCTCAAAGATGAGGATAAAGAACTGATAAGTAGATGTAAAGAAACTGTTAAAAAGGTAGATAATCACATAATGGAATTTAACTTTAAGGATGCTTTAATGGGTGTTGTTCATCTTGCAAAAGATGGAAATAATTACTTCCAGAAGATGGAACCTTGGACTGTGGAAAATGAAAACAGATTAAGAGAAATATTATATACCTGTGCGGTAGTTGTAAAGCATATACTTTATTTACTTTATCCATTCATGCCTAATAAATCTATGAAACTTCTCGATTTAATGAATGAAGAGCTTGATTTAGAAATTAGAGGAAACAAATTGAAAAAGCCAAAGGTTGTATTTGCAAAAATTGAAGACGATAAAATTAAGATGGTTAAGGAAAAACTATTAAAATCAAAAGATACTAATGAAAAAGAGAAAAATGAAAAAGAAACAAAGAATAAAGAAAATATAAAAGAAATAAAAAATAAAGAAAAAAGTAAAAAAATTAAAAAAATAAATGAAAAAGGTGATTCTATGGATTTAATAAGTATTGATGACTTTGCTAAAATTGAATTAAGAATTGGGCAGATTTTAGAGGCAGAGGAAGTGCCAAAATCTAAAAAATTATTAAAATTAATTGTCGATATTGGCGATGAAAAAAGACAGGTTGTTGCAGGTATAAAAGGACACTATGAACCATCGGAGCTCGTAGGTAAAAAAATTGTATTGGTATGCAATCTAAAACCTGCTAAATTATGTGGCGTAGAATCACAAGGTATGGTTTTAGCCGCAGGGGACGATGTTGTAGCCCTTTTAACACCAGATAAGGATGTTCCAGTGGGAAGCAAAATACAGTAAATAATAAAATTTATTATTTTTTCTTTTTATTTTTTATATTTTTTAATATTATATTTTAAATTATGCTTTAAAATAAGGTTCTCTCCTGTTGATGCATTCAATAAAACATTTTTCAATATCTTCTCCATTTCTTAAAGGAGTTAAAATATCAACTAAATTATCATCTCTAAGTAGGCAGGGTTTTAAAAATCCATCATGAGTTAA from Methanothermococcus okinawensis IH1 encodes:
- a CDS encoding DUF354 domain-containing protein is translated as MDVWIDLTNSPHVHYFSQLIKKFEKEGIDYFITLRKFQSLENIIKLYNHMSNYISIGAHGDSLEEKLINSAKRIIELTKIIKDNKPKVAITKHSVELPRVAFGLNIPSIFIVDNEYADAQNRLTLPIVNNIIAPEGINKTILRKQGGRNFLTFDGTCEVANVNSRLKNILPLNRNIVDELGLNKELPIIVMRSSPNSSYCNGKKDILPDIIKRLHKKIDCNIVVFPRTKKQENLYRSLDVVVPKTIDSISLLYYADAMIGAGGTMNREAAVLGVPTVSCYPENILGVDKYLIKRGRMIHTKSVNRIIDYVLNNLGKRNNTITLEDPTDLMFEKVCECLKR
- a CDS encoding pantoate kinase — translated: MFIPAHITGFFKIYKDKDLLKTGSTGAGITLNKGVSTNIVEGNEEIYFNGDKTQLCPTIEVIKNCMNYLNHTNLNTQKSNRLNKNNKIKYKLSNKLDNNFNNLNEFNYNIIHKSDFPLGCGLGTSGACALGVSYELCKIYNAESKILEFAHGAEVKCGTGLGDVVAQYTGGFVIRKKPGLPLNVEKINIKNINNYNVVVEILGKKETNKIINNADWINKINNVSDNLLQKLLKNPTLKNFMSLSYTFAKDTGLATDKIISLCDDLSFTIGSSQAMLGNTVFCICEDKDLNDVLSILNNPIVCKIYNEGNYE
- a CDS encoding MJ0307 family thioredoxin, coding for MVKIEVFTSPMCPHCPAAKRVVEEVVSGMEGVEVENVDVMKEPERAANYGIMAVPTIVIDGEVKFVGAPTKEALKDELAKYL
- a CDS encoding sulfurtransferase TusA family protein, producing MIREISVKCLRSPDLLVNAVLNKMKEGMLIVETDGEEQVKVIENLVKKLGYKMEIDGNKIKIHVGEIVASKTLNVVGATCPGPIMMVSDILEKMEIGELLEITASKNALTDLTEGLKGMGHEIVSVEELGDGTYKILVKKGEKKETGVASVNIDEVFIINTTGTGNAEKAYSTFMMADVAKKMGLKPTIFLMLDGVSLAQRGECDKVKHPAFPKLSEMVKNALNNGIKVYVCELSAEFRGINQKNLEDGFEIAGAPTFFNYLSKPNIRPVWL
- the queC gene encoding 7-cyano-7-deazaguanine synthase QueC; the encoded protein is MKAVCILSGGLDSVVSMMVAKKETSKLYAITFDYGQRAVLREINASKKVSEILGAQHKVIKLPFIKEFSNSALTKDKNIPTIKEHELDNIEKATETMKSVWVPARNMILFSIASGFAEFIGADEIYTGLNREEGTTFPDNTKEFIDRFNNVLEYGTLNKVKMRAPLYNLNKTEIVKLGKKLEKDLGLEVLKYSYSCYRDNGEDFLHCGKCESCMRRKRAFKEAGINDPTKYLE
- the metG gene encoding methionine--tRNA ligase gives rise to the protein MSEKYLITTALAYTNGPLHLGHARSTYIPADIMRRYLKLNKKDVIHVGGTDNHGVPITITAEKEGVKPEDIVNKYHNEIKRDLDNLNIEFDSYGKTHSDIHIKTAQEFYLKLKENGYIYEKEIEQFYCPKCNRFLADRYVEGICPFCGGEARGDHCEVCGRHLEPTELINPYCVNCNTTPELRKTIHRFFKLSALSDDLRRYVESSDMPEHVKNMAYSWIKELHDWDISRDIDWGVPIPDSENQVMYVWLEAPIGYISFTKQLGEVWKDYWLKKDKENSNGKNNNVKIWHFIGKDITVHHSVFWPGMLIANGEYNLPSSVISGGYLTLEGRKMSTSKKWVVWVDDFVKYFDSDYLRYFLMVNAPLNRDCDFSFDEFQKRINTELIAIIGNFTHRALVFSHRKFKEIPIVDEENLKDEDKELISRCKETVKKVDNHIMEFNFKDALMGVVHLAKDGNNYFQKMEPWTVENENRLREILYTCAVVVKHILYLLYPFMPNKSMKLLDLMNEELDLEIRGNKLKKPKVVFAKIEDDKIKMVKEKLLKSKDTNEKEKNEKETKNKENIKEIKNKEKSKKIKKINEKGDSMDLISIDDFAKIELRIGQILEAEEVPKSKKLLKLIVDIGDEKRQVVAGIKGHYEPSELVGKKIVLVCNLKPAKLCGVESQGMVLAAGDDVVALLTPDKDVPVGSKIQ
- a CDS encoding DUF169 domain-containing protein, with the protein product MNIKEMNELGKKIQNMMGLKYPAVAVKLVKSEDEIPEGYEKLDGELRHCEMIQKARKENKKFYATIDNHLCKGGAYAMGLLQNPPEPLATGKLYKKLGNFSTDEAAMKTYEAIPKVKEPMYASVYAPLGDADFIPDSVVFLVEPKFGLRLAQGLLYKEGGRFQADFAGIQSLCADAVAAVKLRGVPNATLGCNGSRKYAKVADEEMIFAVPPEDLSKIAEAFDFFKTVWTCGSDNK
- a CDS encoding IMP cyclohydrolase — translated: MYIGRFLVVGKTENGKPFVLYRVSSRSFPNRKAVLKNNIVSIIPDNLNEIFSNPYITYNCINVVGNTIVATNGSHTDVIADKIKLGLPIRDALAYSLITMDYEKDDYNTPRIAVVLNENEVYMGYVKDSDIRVKKISLENGKGFYLGVYNACDINEYQKIDICGEKPEEICKYIMEHGEFEYPVCCAAAVIDKEIKIETYNK